In Trichocoleus desertorum NBK24, the following are encoded in one genomic region:
- the hpsC gene encoding hormogonium polysaccharide secretion pseudopilin HpsC, whose amino-acid sequence MLNIFKFLASSQQQSLKPKSKPTGFTLIELLVAVIIAGIVISSLLAFLVNIMTSERKERAKSNSEQEVQAALEYMVQDLQEAVYVYDASGLNGDPNVTPQTPIRNQLPPVKPVTGCDSAATCEPVLVFWKRTFFNRNDTVNTVRIGTKTDENDTYVYSLVAYYLVKNPAGSIWSNASRVARFEIRDGIPTTTNTGFEINPDPGFVPFDLASADNIPAAMNKWKSGTAPVRYTSASQPYDRNNLQTLVDYIDDTRYDSAAIAPLHSISTAPTQGILDCRNPTKGALGGNLTDATQPGAQRLPANFDTATSAKTSSFYACVNSTTSSVLLYLRGNALARLIQDPSRRVANQNNLIYLPSSQVRIFGRGFFGNTNQ is encoded by the coding sequence TTGCTTAACATCTTCAAATTTCTAGCCAGCAGTCAGCAGCAGAGTTTAAAGCCAAAATCTAAACCTACTGGCTTTACTCTGATTGAGCTTTTAGTTGCTGTCATTATTGCTGGGATTGTAATTAGCTCATTGCTAGCGTTCTTAGTCAACATCATGACTTCTGAGCGCAAAGAGCGGGCCAAATCCAACTCTGAGCAAGAGGTTCAGGCAGCACTAGAGTACATGGTGCAAGATCTGCAAGAAGCTGTATATGTTTATGACGCTTCTGGCTTAAATGGCGATCCTAACGTCACGCCTCAAACACCTATTCGTAATCAGCTTCCCCCAGTAAAACCAGTAACAGGCTGCGATAGTGCTGCGACTTGTGAACCTGTCTTGGTATTTTGGAAGCGTACGTTTTTCAACAGAAATGACACTGTCAATACGGTAAGAATAGGCACAAAAACAGATGAAAATGACACTTACGTTTACTCTCTAGTTGCCTACTACTTAGTTAAAAATCCTGCTGGCAGTATTTGGTCGAATGCCTCTCGTGTCGCCAGATTTGAAATTCGAGACGGAATTCCAACGACTACTAATACAGGTTTTGAAATTAACCCAGATCCAGGATTTGTACCCTTCGATTTAGCCTCTGCGGATAATATACCCGCAGCTATGAACAAGTGGAAATCTGGAACTGCCCCTGTTCGCTACACATCTGCAAGCCAGCCTTACGACAGAAACAACTTGCAAACCTTAGTAGACTATATTGATGATACTCGGTATGACAGTGCTGCCATAGCTCCACTCCACTCAATCAGCACTGCTCCTACTCAAGGAATTCTAGATTGTAGAAATCCGACTAAAGGGGCTTTGGGTGGTAACTTGACTGATGCTACACAACCAGGCGCACAGAGACTTCCTGCCAATTTTGATACTGCTACCTCTGCCAAAACGAGTAGCTTCTATGCCTGCGTCAACTCTACAACTTCGTCGGTATTGCTGTATCTACGAGGTAATGCATTAGCACGTCTGATCCAAGACCCCAGTAGACGGGTGGCTAACCAGAATAACTTAATTTACTTACCGTCTAGTCAAGTTCGAATCTTTGGACGTGGATTCTTTGGCAATACTAACCAGTAA
- a CDS encoding prepilin-type N-terminal cleavage/methylation domain-containing protein has translation MMKHVQTYLSGRLESPSSKPDSGFTIIESLMAIVVLTVLLIAIAPPMAISVASRVRARQVELATLAGQGYIDSLRSGAISPPDKARCITDTLPNTGDPCLNPPTAALVTPPTAADPGTVIDTNGNNSLTDPQDFVIQAIRTRTSADTNPDLTARREAASKEGYGLLIRVYRGDADAFRGGAGTMSIIPVANLFTGATARGGGFRNRPLVVLKTDIGTRSTTTNIQQRIPTNLY, from the coding sequence ATGATGAAACACGTTCAAACCTATCTTTCAGGACGGCTAGAATCTCCATCCTCTAAACCCGATTCAGGTTTTACGATCATCGAGTCCTTGATGGCGATCGTTGTATTAACAGTGCTGTTGATCGCGATCGCCCCACCAATGGCTATCTCTGTAGCCTCCCGCGTCCGAGCTAGGCAAGTTGAGTTGGCTACTCTAGCAGGACAAGGATACATCGACAGCTTGCGCTCCGGTGCTATTAGCCCACCAGATAAAGCTCGCTGTATAACTGATACTTTGCCAAATACTGGTGATCCTTGCCTTAACCCACCTACAGCAGCACTTGTTACCCCTCCTACTGCTGCTGATCCAGGAACCGTGATTGATACCAACGGGAATAATAGCTTAACGGACCCTCAGGACTTTGTGATTCAGGCAATCCGCACTCGTACAAGCGCAGATACCAATCCTGACCTAACTGCCAGACGGGAAGCAGCTAGCAAAGAAGGTTATGGTCTATTGATCAGAGTTTATCGGGGAGATGCAGATGCTTTTAGAGGGGGCGCTGGCACCATGAGCATTATTCCAGTAGCAAACCTCTTTACAGGTGCAACTGCTAGAGGAGGGGGTTTTCGCAATCGGCCTCTTGTTGTCCTAAAAACTGACATTGGTACTCGGAGTACCACTACCAATATTCAACAAAGAATTCCTACCAACCTTTACTAA
- the hpsA gene encoding hormogonium polysaccharide biosynthesis protein HpsA, whose product MPTRKLAATHKKLTDWLLRSLLVVGQRSRLTNSGFVLPTVVMVSLVVVLLTTALIVRSLDRTKNASNARVNQAALNAAAPALDRARAKLDALFEDPNLPRATPADRRLRDVMDDSKYTFPDEVRLKLVADANNNNTIGENSNRTLGTYTLENDETSRQGWKFPVDTDSNGRYDAYTFYSIAWRLPPRSPSNPNTFTRPRSPLEARTPPMSVNNIGGQCATAAGTSASLVGNSGWYASNGKIVKSFSVYAATVPIAAGDPVLTNNLYEANNKNKGISVLEVQQDRSRVPLNNNAVLYEDDLEITPGPQFKLNGRVFTNSNLFTTGANVTLFQVSSQNSCYYTEDNSRIEVGGNVGKGSLTGNTVASGNVGIHLFNGIGAEPREDVFRNTDQSTTNNPREVAYNSKAYTLRIDFLVRAAQLRAATTDPQEVIDDTVRRLREDSGLGVEARRRSLERYFRNRTRRIPYAEVPFGQEATLAVGNVYTTANVFAGRDTPLRPPDEWALPANLNTGASFNNLTLATARPEATDSETNRTDRIEARLGDRMLIGNGLPAVWFNGLSLRFVGRGFEQLVRRPGGTPEKWTARNTIDRTRSTRVDELSDLGDTGRNGFWEQSAAQRPEDKLQAVGGLRVVTGAGIYSLDNTFLPSPPDSDPVNPVGNATLATYDDPNTPGKEAYRVVWPDSMPMSRADDPTTTLVNESTLSGNLKMRATAVYHYDISSYNPDAPGNYQAPVACVSSYYDATNSVTARNPVGFPDVSGGIDTTVAADGVIDRLYNGDLPPAQPAVGVGKSNNGVSYAPGVTSAGVAAGIGPNAEGLFLPEESNVAVAGNLRAKLNYQANVVFPDGRFANQPLRNALTNLNAGRRLSLADQSAIDSSLCGLEIASNTLVPSEARIPHGAIKEAAFLDARQVKAIEGRSFAITTGSSVGNVRTYTVSNLSDVGDTGTLTPRIRLGDVVTIQGFAGGGNQTSLNVVKGTVTAVTPDATPTNPSGTIQVTALAPATVAATTSSRAGITELLTTRSDRAIEDRQPLEVRTTVIDLNRIRRQPITGGVVSAALGMQGEYVLPNSGIIYATRDDATPDLSEPLPTTAGLTDEQRQATQQLLSPVDYRLDPSRRPSGIMLVNGSRLNRTDDNTYRAEEKGLILATNLPVYVQADTLRGTADALKGFNLHNSEEFTQTLATIANWGVADFYNARTTLDPQFACRPGTPGLNCGTGDFWRPASVISDAVSLLSDNFALGYRADGDYDLRNNAQDSWATVKKRRQNGFFDNNFVTSRAFTDADYRGNPDTPPATYRPSSYFNNFITPIQRRVNTHEYLMEMCVKIPVSSCGPTDWWVRPPRTTGVADLGLKATAAIGVPLNIGTTHTAGTTSQPAAPGFQQYARRVAFARNVYGALEFTPMISGAKSEATAIPIGINDTGAIDRFPYTGAPPRRRDNTLWYATVKNVNTPANAGYGQPGYAPNRTYAIDQPLYYLPPDKGGEKLILPDTPEIPGVPSLNGPGNEDPSDFTACVTNAGQSQKYQVTGLSGTCNTPNLDTRIEATRDGLANLGPSLGTLTGDTQTLTASGDVNVYTLKNSGVSINNGATITLRGNADSIFVFQGGSSVEFGSGGPGVTLVLDGVSPNNVFWISNGAIKFADATVPPHQLAGNFLGKTNMFVGANTNIFGGRLLGFTQNSTGIPVTSSITAVTADGQPLLAPVLQTQVTTGSPTDTNDLSSIASNNVVSSNTRWQQRATTNNFNLVIAAGDSPARVANTADTANSWIESGGGLHNFPRFLENWTGVKARIAGSFIQIKRSAYATAPFQPVVVATDGSFVQSTDPRTATGVSLFGSDYRQAYRTDNGEIGTSTNWGKHPYYEPPTREWGFDVALLTQLPDLFAQRFTAPSGTRDEFYRQVDRNDAWVQTLLCSAQAQNLANAQARQSGVAPAGTSFVPALQPNNPYRPACNATNADYNRL is encoded by the coding sequence ATGCCAACTCGCAAGCTAGCTGCTACTCACAAAAAGTTAACGGATTGGCTCCTACGCAGCCTACTCGTAGTTGGTCAGCGATCGCGCCTAACTAATTCCGGTTTTGTCTTGCCAACGGTGGTCATGGTGTCGCTTGTGGTCGTCCTCTTAACGACTGCTCTGATCGTACGTTCTCTTGACCGTACTAAGAACGCGAGTAATGCCAGAGTTAACCAAGCTGCACTCAATGCGGCGGCCCCTGCTCTGGACCGTGCTAGAGCTAAGTTAGATGCTCTGTTTGAAGACCCTAACTTACCAAGAGCAACGCCAGCGGATCGTCGATTGCGCGACGTTATGGACGATTCGAAATATACGTTTCCTGATGAAGTACGCCTTAAGTTGGTCGCTGACGCTAATAACAACAACACGATCGGAGAAAACTCTAACCGGACTCTAGGAACCTACACCCTAGAAAATGATGAAACTAGCCGCCAAGGCTGGAAGTTTCCGGTTGATACTGACAGCAATGGCCGCTACGACGCTTACACCTTTTACTCTATTGCTTGGCGATTACCACCTAGGAGTCCAAGTAATCCGAATACCTTTACCAGACCTCGCTCTCCCCTAGAAGCTCGGACGCCACCCATGTCGGTCAATAACATTGGTGGACAATGTGCGACTGCAGCTGGTACTAGTGCTTCCTTAGTCGGCAATTCTGGTTGGTATGCTAGCAACGGCAAAATCGTTAAAAGCTTTTCTGTTTATGCTGCTACGGTTCCGATCGCGGCTGGCGATCCGGTGCTGACAAACAACCTTTATGAAGCTAATAACAAAAACAAAGGCATTTCGGTGTTGGAAGTGCAACAAGACCGAAGCCGAGTCCCACTTAACAACAACGCTGTTCTCTATGAAGACGACCTAGAGATTACCCCTGGCCCTCAGTTTAAGTTAAACGGACGTGTCTTCACCAACAGCAACCTCTTTACGACTGGGGCTAACGTTACTCTTTTTCAGGTTAGTAGCCAGAACTCTTGCTATTACACAGAAGATAACAGCAGGATTGAAGTTGGCGGTAACGTTGGTAAGGGTTCGTTAACTGGTAATACCGTAGCTAGTGGCAATGTAGGCATCCACTTATTTAACGGAATTGGAGCGGAGCCGAGGGAAGATGTATTTCGGAATACTGACCAATCAACCACGAATAACCCTAGAGAAGTTGCCTATAATAGCAAAGCTTATACGCTGCGGATTGACTTTTTAGTACGTGCAGCTCAGCTACGAGCAGCAACCACTGATCCTCAAGAAGTGATAGACGACACCGTAAGGCGTCTAAGAGAAGACTCAGGCCTAGGTGTAGAGGCTCGGCGTAGGTCATTAGAGCGATACTTCAGAAACCGTACACGTCGTATTCCTTATGCAGAAGTGCCATTTGGCCAAGAGGCAACTTTAGCTGTTGGTAACGTCTATACTACTGCTAATGTTTTCGCAGGACGTGACACTCCATTGCGTCCACCTGATGAGTGGGCTTTACCTGCCAATCTAAACACAGGGGCAAGTTTTAATAATTTAACTCTTGCGACTGCCAGACCTGAAGCTACTGACTCAGAAACGAACAGAACAGATCGCATAGAAGCTCGGCTTGGCGATCGCATGCTTATTGGGAATGGGTTACCCGCTGTTTGGTTCAACGGTTTGAGTTTGAGGTTTGTTGGTAGAGGGTTTGAGCAACTCGTCCGTAGACCTGGGGGCACTCCAGAAAAGTGGACTGCCAGGAACACTATCGATCGCACCCGCAGTACACGGGTTGATGAGCTGAGTGACTTGGGTGATACAGGTCGCAACGGCTTCTGGGAACAATCGGCAGCTCAAAGGCCAGAAGATAAGCTGCAAGCAGTAGGTGGTTTACGGGTTGTCACTGGTGCAGGTATTTATAGTCTAGATAATACTTTTTTACCCAGCCCACCTGACAGTGATCCAGTAAATCCTGTCGGAAACGCGACTTTGGCCACTTATGATGACCCAAATACACCAGGTAAAGAGGCGTATCGGGTTGTTTGGCCAGATAGTATGCCAATGTCTCGCGCAGACGATCCAACCACAACACTTGTTAATGAGAGCACCCTGTCAGGGAACCTCAAGATGCGAGCTACAGCGGTGTATCACTATGACATTAGCTCGTATAACCCTGATGCACCAGGAAATTATCAAGCTCCTGTTGCTTGTGTTAGTAGCTATTACGACGCAACCAATTCTGTGACGGCCAGGAACCCAGTGGGCTTCCCGGATGTCAGCGGTGGAATTGACACCACTGTGGCTGCTGATGGAGTAATTGACAGACTTTACAATGGTGACCTTCCACCAGCTCAGCCTGCCGTTGGAGTTGGTAAGTCTAACAACGGCGTTAGCTATGCTCCAGGGGTTACATCTGCTGGTGTTGCCGCTGGTATAGGCCCCAACGCAGAGGGTCTATTTCTACCAGAAGAGAGCAACGTAGCAGTCGCGGGTAACTTACGAGCTAAGCTCAATTACCAAGCTAATGTGGTCTTTCCGGATGGCCGTTTTGCAAATCAGCCGTTGCGTAATGCTTTAACGAATTTAAATGCTGGTAGAAGGCTGAGTCTAGCTGACCAATCAGCCATTGACTCTAGTCTTTGCGGTTTAGAAATTGCTAGTAATACTCTGGTTCCAAGTGAAGCTAGGATTCCGCATGGTGCTATTAAAGAAGCGGCCTTCTTAGATGCGAGACAAGTTAAAGCCATTGAAGGGCGCTCCTTTGCCATTACTACTGGCTCATCTGTAGGGAATGTACGCACTTACACTGTCTCCAATCTCTCGGACGTTGGCGACACTGGCACATTAACTCCTCGAATTAGGCTTGGTGACGTTGTTACCATTCAAGGCTTTGCAGGGGGGGGCAATCAGACATCGCTTAATGTCGTCAAGGGTACTGTAACCGCAGTGACTCCTGACGCTACCCCTACAAATCCCAGTGGAACAATTCAAGTTACGGCTCTTGCGCCTGCCACCGTTGCCGCTACCACTTCTAGTAGGGCAGGAATTACGGAACTGCTGACAACCCGTTCTGACCGAGCGATCGAAGATCGGCAACCCCTGGAAGTCCGTACTACTGTCATTGATCTAAATAGAATTCGCAGGCAGCCGATCACGGGGGGGGTAGTCTCAGCGGCGTTAGGGATGCAGGGAGAATACGTGCTACCCAATAGCGGTATTATCTATGCTACTCGCGATGATGCTACTCCAGACTTGAGTGAGCCTCTACCCACAACAGCAGGGCTGACAGATGAACAGCGACAAGCCACACAACAGCTCCTCAGCCCAGTGGATTACAGACTCGATCCATCTCGGCGTCCTAGTGGCATCATGCTGGTCAATGGCAGCAGGTTAAATCGGACAGACGACAATACTTACCGGGCTGAAGAGAAAGGCCTTATCCTGGCGACCAATCTACCTGTTTATGTTCAGGCAGATACTCTAAGGGGAACTGCTGATGCCCTTAAAGGATTCAACCTACACAACAGCGAGGAATTTACCCAAACACTCGCGACGATAGCTAACTGGGGGGTTGCCGATTTCTATAACGCTCGCACCACGCTTGATCCTCAGTTTGCTTGCCGCCCTGGCACTCCGGGCCTCAACTGTGGCACAGGAGATTTCTGGCGACCTGCTTCTGTAATTTCTGATGCTGTTTCTCTGTTGTCCGATAATTTTGCGTTAGGCTACCGAGCTGATGGCGACTACGACCTCCGCAACAATGCTCAAGACAGCTGGGCGACTGTGAAGAAGCGCAGACAAAATGGTTTCTTTGACAACAACTTTGTCACCAGTCGCGCCTTTACAGATGCAGACTACAGGGGCAATCCTGACACCCCACCTGCAACTTACCGTCCCAGCTCTTACTTCAACAACTTCATCACACCAATTCAGCGTCGGGTCAATACGCATGAGTACTTGATGGAGATGTGCGTCAAGATCCCCGTTTCGTCTTGTGGACCGACGGACTGGTGGGTGAGACCGCCTAGAACTACCGGTGTTGCTGATCTTGGCTTAAAAGCCACTGCTGCAATTGGAGTCCCCTTGAACATTGGTACGACTCATACAGCAGGCACAACCTCTCAGCCCGCTGCACCTGGGTTTCAGCAATATGCTCGTCGCGTTGCCTTTGCTCGTAACGTCTACGGGGCGCTTGAATTTACGCCAATGATATCAGGCGCAAAGAGTGAGGCGACTGCAATCCCAATTGGAATTAATGATACGGGCGCGATCGATAGATTTCCTTACACAGGTGCCCCCCCCCGCAGACGAGACAATACGTTGTGGTATGCGACTGTTAAAAACGTTAATACTCCGGCTAACGCAGGCTATGGACAACCTGGTTATGCCCCTAACCGGACTTACGCCATAGACCAGCCACTGTACTACTTGCCTCCAGATAAAGGTGGAGAAAAGCTGATCCTGCCAGATACACCTGAAATTCCAGGGGTACCTAGCCTCAATGGCCCAGGTAATGAAGATCCTTCTGACTTTACTGCTTGCGTCACAAATGCAGGTCAGTCACAAAAATATCAAGTTACTGGCCTAAGCGGTACATGTAACACACCCAACCTTGATACCAGAATTGAAGCGACTAGAGATGGACTAGCCAACTTAGGACCGTCTCTTGGAACCTTGACTGGCGACACCCAAACTTTGACTGCATCTGGCGATGTCAACGTTTACACCCTCAAGAATAGTGGTGTTTCCATCAATAATGGAGCAACCATTACTCTTAGAGGTAATGCTGATTCTATATTCGTTTTTCAAGGTGGTAGCTCTGTTGAGTTTGGTAGCGGTGGTCCTGGAGTAACTCTCGTTCTAGATGGCGTTAGTCCTAATAACGTTTTCTGGATTTCTAACGGTGCTATTAAGTTTGCTGACGCTACGGTACCCCCGCATCAACTAGCAGGAAATTTTCTTGGCAAGACCAACATGTTTGTTGGTGCTAATACAAACATCTTCGGCGGGCGATTGCTAGGATTTACCCAAAATAGTACAGGTATTCCAGTTACCTCTTCAATTACTGCGGTTACTGCTGATGGTCAGCCACTGCTTGCACCTGTGCTTCAGACTCAGGTTACGACTGGTAGCCCTACAGACACCAACGATCTCAGTTCCATTGCTAGTAACAACGTTGTTAGCAGTAACACTCGCTGGCAGCAAAGAGCTACAACCAATAACTTCAATTTAGTGATTGCTGCTGGTGACTCTCCAGCACGGGTGGCTAATACTGCTGATACCGCTAACTCCTGGATCGAGAGTGGGGGTGGTTTACACAACTTCCCACGCTTCCTAGAAAATTGGACAGGGGTCAAAGCTAGAATCGCTGGTTCTTTCATTCAGATCAAGCGAAGTGCGTACGCAACGGCTCCATTCCAGCCTGTGGTAGTAGCTACAGATGGTAGCTTCGTTCAGTCTACCGATCCTCGAACTGCGACAGGTGTTAGTCTGTTCGGGTCCGATTATCGGCAGGCCTACAGAACCGATAACGGTGAAATTGGGACCAGCACCAACTGGGGCAAACATCCATACTACGAGCCACCAACTCGAGAATGGGGTTTCGATGTAGCCTTACTGACTCAGTTGCCCGACTTGTTCGCTCAGCGATTCACAGCACCATCAGGCACCCGTGATGAGTTCTATAGGCAGGTCGATCGCAATGATGCTTGGGTACAGACGCTTCTGTGTTCAGCCCAAGCTCAAAACCTCGCCAATGCTCAAGCTCGTCAATCTGGGGTGGCTCCTGCTGGGACAAGCTTTGTTCCTGCACTTCAGCCCAATAACCCCTATCGGCCTGCTTGTAATGCTACCAACGCAGATTACAACCGCCTTTAA
- the rpmB gene encoding 50S ribosomal protein L28 — translation MSRKCQLTGKKANNAYAVSHSHRRTKKLQEVNLQWKRVWWAEGNRWVRLRLSTKAIKTLEHKGLAAMAKEAGLDLNRH, via the coding sequence ATGTCTCGCAAATGCCAACTCACTGGCAAGAAGGCAAACAACGCCTACGCCGTTTCCCACTCTCATCGTCGAACCAAAAAGCTCCAAGAAGTCAACCTGCAATGGAAGCGTGTTTGGTGGGCTGAGGGTAATCGCTGGGTTCGTCTCCGGCTATCAACTAAAGCGATCAAAACTCTGGAACACAAGGGTCTTGCAGCAATGGCTAAAGAAGCAGGTCTTGACCTCAATCGCCACTAA